GATAGTTATTTTTTTCATGTTTTCTCTTTGCTTGTCAATCTTAGTTGTGTCATTTCTTTCTTCTTTTTTATAGATTTTTCTATACTGAGTGTAGCGCTCTTTCTCATAGGAGAATCTCTCTATTTTTTCTACTCTTATTTTTCAATTCGTAAAACAGCTAAAAAATGATTCACTATCTCTTAAAATCTCAAGATATCTCAACTTGAAATATTGTTTGTGTCTTAAATAACGAAAATCAGTTACAGGTTTTAGATTTTTTAGGATTACAAGATACGATTGTAAAAGATATTAAAAAACATCTCAAGAAAAAAGAGTCTATAAATCTTGAATATTTTTTAGGTGGAAGAAAATATTCTAAACTATTTATTCTAATAGATTTAGAACAAAGTTCTCATAGCAGCGTTTTGTTTCTTTGAAAACATTTTCCTAAACTTCCAGATGCTCTTTCATTAATCCTGCCAGAGTCTCAAAATATTGTTGATATAGTAGAGTTAGCTCTCTTGTCTCGCTACAGTTTTCAAAATTATCTATCTAAAAAAACACCTAAAGTTTTAGAGCTTGTAAGCACTATTGAACAAAAGAAAGTTTTACAAAATTCTGAGGAGAAAGTAAAAAATATTTTTTTAGCTAGAGACTTATGAGAGACTCCAGCTCATGACCTCACTCCAGAAATCTTTGCATGAATTGTGAAAAAAAATAAATTTAATCATATAAAAGTAAAAGTATTAACATACAAAGATATTCAAAAAAAATGATTAGGTTTAATCGAGTGAGTATGAAAATGAAGTGTAAACAAACCATACATGGTCATATTAGAACACATTAGAAATAAAAAAAATCCAATTACTGGAATTATCGGAAAATGAGTCACGTATGATACC
This sequence is a window from Candidatus Gracilibacteria bacterium. Protein-coding genes within it:
- a CDS encoding leucyl aminopeptidase family protein, whose translation is MIHYLLKSQDISTGNIVCVLNNENQLQVLDFLGLQDTIVKDIKKHLKKKESINLEYFLGGRKYSKLFILIDLEQSSHSSVLFLGKHFPKLPDALSLILPESQNIVDIVELALLSRYSFQNYLSKKTPKVLELVSTIEQKKVLQNSEEKVKNIFLARDLGETPAHDLTPEIFAGIVKKNKFNHIKVKVLTYKDIQKKGLGLIEGVGKGSVNKPYMVILEHIRNKKNPITGIIGKGVTYDTGGNQIKPGDFMYDMKGDMGGAAVVYSLMKEIDRQYSDKNFVACLMLAENVVSSNAYKPSDILKGYTGKTVEIIHTDAEGRLVLADGISYIGKNYKTQKMISIATLTGACMVALGYRYAGVMGTDEELISQIIEYSKTNCEKYIQLPFDDYFVEKTKSKIADFNNLERSVHAGSSMGAAFLYNFLENKESYTHIDIAGAYINEGEAYGKMPKGMTGFGVESLSTILLK